A stretch of DNA from Oncorhynchus keta strain PuntledgeMale-10-30-2019 chromosome 17, Oket_V2, whole genome shotgun sequence:
tgtgtctctagtacatgggtctctatgggtctctagtacatgggtctctatgggtttCTAGTACAGTATATCAGGCTAACAATTTTTCATTTTTGGAGTTTACAAACGTTTGTTAAAGTGTCATTCCACAATATTATAACAATTGACCGGACACATTTCTtattaaaatgtcatttgatGTTTTTTGAGATCATCCTTGTTGGGTAATACCAATAAAACATTGTTCCTCCTCCTTTTAATTGTCAATAAAGTTATGTTCTATTTCATTCTGTTCTAGATCGCAGCAGAACACACCAAGCAGCAGGCCCTGGGTTCTACCGACCAACACCAACTCTCCAACATCATGTCCCAGACCTCAGACTCCTCTGATCAGTCATCTGGCCTTCACCAGGAGACGGTGGACTTTGCCTCCTCAGCCTCCCAGCACTACTTCTCCTTTAACGATGACGATATGACCCAGGACAGCATCGTGGAGGAACTGgttcagatggaggaacagatgaAGCTGAAGGGCCTCCAGCCGTTGTTCAGTAGCTGTGTGGATAATATATCTTTCCAGGGCCAGCCTGGGGGCCCCCAGGGGCCCATCCTCAACACTCACCACCAGGGGGTTTGTTCCTCTTTCTACCAGTCTGCCCATAGCAGCACAACCCCCATCCAGACTCCAACCCCGACCCCCACGGAGATGTCTCTCGGTGGGCACGAGCTGACCAGAGAGAGCCCCTGTTGCCATCACAGCATGGCCCCTATCACGCCCGTGGAGGGGCCTCTAGGAGGACGACACACCCCTATGAGCGCTCTGTCTAACTGTTCTAGCGGCATCCCGCCCAGCCCGGTGGAGTGCAGGAACCCGTTTGCCTTCACCCCTATCAACTCCAGCATGGCAGGGGGTTACCGCGATGCCTCCGTGGTGTCTGTCTCCTCCAGTCCCATCAAGCCCATGCAGAGACCCATGGCCACGCACCCAGATAAGGCTAAACTGGAGTGGATCAACAACCGCTACAACAGTAGTGGTACTGAAGCTACTGGAGGAGTCGGAGCAGGGCCGGGTTCCGGGTTATCCATCTCTAACCACAGCCTTGGTGGACTCCTGCCTAGTTACCAGGATCTAGTGGATGACCATTTCCGTAAGCCGCACGCCTTCGCTGTCCCGGGGGGGCACAGTGGCCAGTCTTTCCAGGCTCAGTCCAGACAGCAGGACGGCAGCCATTTTGGACATCTCACCCCCATCTGTCCGGTGCAACAGCAGTTGACCAGCGTATCGACCACACCCACCAACACGGCAACCAAACAGGACGAGAGCTTCGCTGTGCCCGCCCCTTTGGACAGCAAGGGTGGAGCCTTGTCATCAGGGGGCGGGGCGTTCCGTTGCCGCAGCGTCAGCCACGCCGTGAGTCAGATGACCTTCAGCGGTAGCGTCACGCCATTGGTTGTCTCGCAGTTTAGTTCCCCCATGACCTCACAGGAAATTCTCATCATTCTGTCCAACGGCCAATCGGTGGGCGGCAACCTCCACAGCATGGCCCAGCGCAGCCAATCGGTGCCCTTAAACATCATGATGCAGAGCGTCGTGGAGATGCAGGGCATCCAGGGACAGAACCAGAGTAACGCCACTAAGATCACCAACGTCCTCCTGAGTAAGATGGACTCTGACGTGGACGACACAGTCAGGGGCCTGGGCATCAACAACCTTCCTTCCAACTATACCGCCCGCATGAACCTCACCCAGATGCTGGAGACCCAGTCTCAGAATCAGACTGCCCCTGGGTGCTCCACcactggaggagatggaggaggaggaggggggaacgTCCACCAGTCTCAGCTGCAGACCGTCAGCTCCAGCCCTGCCTCTTTCGAGCTCCATCAGCACGGGGGTTATCTCACCAGTACCGGAGGACGCGGCGGGGAGATGAGCTTCAACCAAGCACAATCAGGCCCTGGTGGTGAGGATGTGGACCTGGAGCTACAGCAGATCCAGGAGCTTCAGGAGGCCTCAGGACATCTCCTTCCCCAGCTACTACAAACCCAGGCTAGGCCGCTCCTGAGTCCCCAGCTCCACACTCCCCAGGCCCAGCTCCAGAGTCCTCATCCCCAGCTCCAGAGTCCTCATCCCCAGCTCCAGAGTCCCCAGCTCCAGAGTCCACACACCCAGCTCCAGAGTCCACACACCCAGCTCCAGAGTCCCCATCTCCAGAGTCCCCACACCCAGCTCCAGAGTCCCCACCCCCAGCTCCACATTCCCCAGGCCCAGCTCCAGAGTCCCCAGGCCCAGCTCCAGAGTCCCCAGGCCCAGCTCCAGAGTCCACACACCCAGCTCCAGAGTCCACACACCCAGCTCCAGAGTCCACACACCCAGCTCCAGAGTCCCCACACCCAGCTCCACATTCCCCAGGCCCAGCTCCAGAGTCCCCACACCCAGCTCCAGAGTCCCCACCCCCAGCTCCACATTCCCCAGGCCCAGCTCCAGAGTCCCCACCCCCAGCTCCAGAGTCCCCACCCCCAGCTCCAGAGTCCCCACCCCCAGCTCCAGAGTCCCCAGCTCCAGAGTCCCCACCCCCAGCTCCAGAGTCCCCACCCCCAGCTCCAGAGTCCCCACACCCAGCTCCAGAGTCTCCACCCCCAGCTCCAGAGTCTACACACCCAGCTCCAGAGTCCCCACCCCCAGCTCCAGAATCCCCACACCCAGCTCCAGAGTCCCCACACCCAGCTCCAGAGTCTCCACCCCCAGCTCCAGAGTCCCCAGCTCCAGAGTCCCCACCCCCAGCTCCAGAGTCCCCAGCTCCAGAGTCCCCACCCCCAGCTCCAGAGTCCCCAGCTCCAGAGTCCCCAGCTCCAGAGTCCCCAGGCCGGGTTCCAGAGTCCCCAGCTCCAGAGTCCCCACCCCCAGCTCCAGAGTCCCCAGCTCCAGAGTCCCCACCCCCAGCTCCAGAGTCCCCAGCTCCAGAGTCCCCAGCTCCAGAGTCCCCACCCCCAGCTCCAGAGTCCCCAGCTCCAGAGTCCCTACCCCCAGCTCCAGAGTCCCCAGCTCCAGAGTCCCCAGCTCCAGAGTCCCCAGCTCCAGAGTCCCCAGGCCGGGTTCCAACTCTTCCAGCCCATCACCacccagcagcagcaacaacaacaggaTGAAGAAGACAAAGCACAACAACAGCTAGACTTCAACAACACTGTTAAAGACCTGTTAGGCGACGACGGCGTCAACGTCCACGCTGAAGGCCTCAACCCCAGCTCTCAGCTGGTTGGTCAGGTGGCCTCGGAACTCAACGCCGCTGTGGCGTCCGACTTCACCAACGACATCaggctgacctctgacctctccagTAGCATCACAGACCTGAACACGTTGGACGCCGACCTGCTGTTCGATCCGTCCAACCAACAGCAAGAACAGTACGAAGACGCCACACTGGAAGAGCTGAAGAACGATCCTCTGTTTCAGCAGATATGTAGTGATACTGTGAACTGCTCGTTCGACTGGCTGGAGTGCAAAGACCAGCCTACTACCGTAGAGATGTTGGGCTAATGATGTTATTGTGTGTGAACGAATCGAAGCTCATTGCCTTATATAGTTTACTATGGGTCTTTGTCTATTGGCCCTAGTCAGAAGCATTGTACAATACAAGGACTAGGGTGTGTCAATTCAGATACAGACTGGCTTAAAATAAATACgtatatttatgttttttttttttaatttagaTTGTTTTGTCAGGGGAAGAAAAAAACTTCTGGACTCTCGGCCGTTTGTCCAGGGAAAAGTGCCATCCTAACCTGGAAATCTCTTTCATTGTTAAGATATATGAATCGCAATACATTACcacttaatatatgccatttagcagacgcttttatccaaagcgacttacagtcatgtgtgcatacattctacgtatgggtggtcccggggagtCCCCAGCTCCCGGCACTAAAGTACTACGAAAATATGGTCTTTGAGACGTGGTCTGTGAGACGTGGACTGTGAGACGTGGTCTGTGAGACGTGGACTGTGAGACGTGGTCTGTGAGACGTGGACTGTGAGACGTGGTCTGTGAGACGTGGACTGTGAGACGTGGTCTGTGAGACGTGGACAGGGAGGCGTGGTCTGCGAGGCGTGGACAGGGAGGCGTGGTCTGCGAGGCGTGGACAGGGAGGCGTGGTCTGCGAGGCGTGGACAGGGAGGCGTGGTCTGCGAGGCGTGGACAGGGAGACGTGGTCTGCGAGACGTGGACAGGGAGACGTGGTCTGCGAGACGTGGACTGTGAGACGTGGACTGCGAGACGTGGACTGTGAGACGTGGACTGCGAGACGTGGACTGGGAGACGTGGACTGCGAGACGTGGTCCGCGAGGCGTGGACTGTGAGGCGTGGTCTGCGAGGCGTGGACAGGGAGGCGTGGTCTGCGAGGCGTGGTCTGTGAGGCGTTGTCTGTGAGACATGGACTGTGAGACGTGGACTGCGAGACGTGGACTGCGAGACGTGGACTGCGAGACGTGGACTGGGAGACGTGGACTGCGAGACGTGGTCCGCGAGGCGTGGACTGTGAGGCGTGGTCGTGGCAGGGAGGCGTGGACAGGGAGGCGTGGACAGGGAGACGTGGACTGGGAGGCGTGGTCTGTGAGGCGTGGACAGGGAGACGTGGTCTGCGAGGCGTGGACTGGGAGACGTGGTCTGCGAGACGTGGACTGTGAGACGTGGACTGCGAGACGTGGACTGTGAGACGTGGACTGCGAGACGTGGACTGTGAGACGTGGACTGTGAGACGTGGACTGCGAGACGTGGACTGGGAGACGTGGTCTGCGAGACGTGGACTGTGAGACGTGGACTGCGAGACGTGGACTGCGAGACGTGGTCTGCGAGACGTGGACTGTGAGACGTGGACTGCGAGACGTGGTCTGCGAGACGTGGACTGCGAGACGTGGACTGCGAGACGTGGACTGCGAGACGTGGACTGCGAGACGTGGTCTGCGAGACGTGGTCTGCGAGACGTGGTCCGCGAGACGTGGTCTGTGTCTGAAATGCCACCCTAGGGTAGAGTACTGCACCATATGGAGTAGGGGTCCATTTCAGTGGCAGACTTGTTATTGGGGGTAGATTTCCCAAGGTACAGTATAATGAACATCACACAGTTAAATTTGCCTGCCATGTCCGAACACTAAAAGGGTAGCATCCACAAGCTACCAGGTGCTGAATTTAAGACATCTCCATCATGTATCATATTGATACCAAATCAATGGCATACTGGTTCATATCTGAACAGTTTAAATGTCAGTCTATATATGCTACTTGTACTGTTCAAttgggaagagatggagagggatttTGAAGACGAGGAAGATAAGCTGGATTCGCTAGTGCTGGTAGTCTTATCTGGTGAAGAACCAATATGACAACTCCTAGGAAGGGAAGCAACAACAAACATGGCTGCCTTATTTTCCAATCTTCCAAGGCCTTACGCCATCCCTACAGACAGACGGTATATAATAGTACTATATCGTAGTACATAGAATCTGCACATTCTAGAACCGATTCTATAATTCTAGAACCAATTATATAATTCTAGAACCATCCAGAGCTTCACCATTCATATCAAGGCAGCTGTTTAAACTCTGATAATGTTTTCAATACTTTTTTTCCTTATGATTCTCTTTTTATTTGCAGTGTCACTTGAGGCATCCATCCTGTATAAAGACaagccaaagtagtgcactatatagggaatagggttctatagggctctggtctaaagtagtgcactatatagggaatagggttctatagggctctggtctaaagtagtgcactatatagggaatagggttcaatagggctctggtctaaagtagtgcactatatagggaatagggttctatagggctctggtctaaagtagtgcactatatagggaatagggttcaatagggctctggtctaaagtagtgttaaaTACTAAAgtagtatagggaatagggttctatagggctctggtctaaagtagtgcactatatagggaatagggttaaatagggctctggtctaaagtagtgctatatagggaatagggttctatagggctctggtctaaagtagtgcactatatagggaatagggttcaatagggctctggtctaaagtagtgcactatatagggaatagggttctatagggctctggtctaaagtagtgcactatatagggaatagggttcaatagggctctggtctaaagtagtgtactatatagggaatagggttctatagggctctggtctaaagtagtgcactatatagggaatagggttaaatagggctctggtctaaagtagtgcactatatagggaatagggttctatagggctctggtctaaagtagtgcactatatagggaatagggttctatagggctctggtctaaagtagtgcactatatagggaatagggttctatagggctctggtctaaagtagtgcactatatagggaatagggttcaatagggctctggtctaaagtagtgcactatatagggaatagggttcaatagggctctggtctaaagtagtgcactatatagggaatagggttctggtctaaagtagtgcactatatagggaatagggttctatagggctctggtctaaagtagtgcactatatagggaatagggttctatagggctttggtcataagcagtgcactatatagggaatagggttctatagggctttggtctaaagtagtgcactatatagggaatagggttctataggactctggtctaaagtagtgcactatatagggaatagggttctatagggctctggtctaaagtagtgcactatatagggaatagggttctatagggctctggtctaaagtagtgcactatatagggaatagggttcaatagggctctggtctaaagtagtgcactatatagggaatagggttctatagggctctgatctaaagtagtgcactatatagggaatagggttctatagggctctggatctaaagtagtgcactatatagggaatagggttctatagggctctggtctaaagtagtgcactatatagggaatagggttctatagggctctggtctaaagtagtgcactatatagggaatagggttctatagggttctggtagggaatagggtggggctctggtctaaactatatagggaatagggttctatagggctctggtctaaagtagtgcactatagggaatagggaatagggttctggtctaaagtagtgcactatatagggaatagggttctatagggctctggtctaaagtagtgcactatatgcactatagggaatagggtaggcctctatagggctctggtctagggaatagggttctatagggttctggtctaactatatagggaatagggttctatagggctctggtctaaagtagtgcactatatagggaatagggttcaatagggctctggtctaaagtagtgcactatatagggaatagggttcaatagggctctggtctaaagtagtgcactatatagggaatagggttctggtctaaagtagtgcactatatagggaatagggttctatagggctctggtctaaagtagtgcactatatagggaatagggttctatagggctctggtctaaagtagtgcactatatagtgaatagggttctataggactctggtctaaagtagtgcactatatagggaatcgggttctatagggctctggtctaaagtagtgcattatatagggaatagggttctatagggttctggtctaaagtagtgcactatatatagggaatagggttctataggcctctggtctaaagtagtgcactatatagggaatagggttctggtctaaagtagtgcactatatagggaatagggttctatagggctctggtctaaagtagtgcactatatagggaatagggttctatagggctctggtctaaagtagtgcactatatagggaatagggttctatagggctctggtgcaCTGTATAGCCCAGTGTGAcccaactccggtcctccagCACTCCCAACATCAACACATTGTTATTGTAGCCCGGGATTAAAAAATTCCCTGATTCAACTTGTAGATTTCAACTTGATGATTTAGTTTGGCTTGTCCTGAGTGCCACAACAGAAAGATGTCCTGGCGGGGATACTgcagttgggaaccactgattatagaatgccatttgggacgcatgcgTTTAAAAGACGAAAAGCTGCAAAAATCTATGTAAAGTATGTAAATGGCTGAGGTTGTTGCTTAGGCAACACTGGGCCAGAGAGCATGTTGTTGAAACAATCACAGCCAGccagttacagtgccttcggaatgtattcagaccccttgactttttccacattttgttacattacagccttattctaaaatagattattattatttttaaacacatccacagcaatctacacacaatactccataatgacatcacaataccccataatgacatcacaataccccataatgacatcccaataccccataataacatcacaataccccataatgacatcacaataccccataatgacatcacaatactccataatggcaaagcaaaaacaggtttttagaatttcttgcaagcatttacataagtattcagaccctcgaAGTTGCTCAACAACTGAgagactattcaggatcgaggaaaagttGAACGGAGAGAAGTATAGAGAGATCATTggtgaaaaccttctccagagcgctgaagacctcagactgggggcgaaggttcaccttccaacacaacgcaggagtggcttcgggacaagtctctgaatgtccttgagtgacccagccagaccccggacttgaacccaatcaaacatttctagagagacctgaacatagctgtgccccatccaacctgacagagcttgagagaatctgcagagaagaatgggaaaaccttcccaaatacaggcgtgccaagcttgtaagCATCTTACCCATGTATGACACTACAATGCTGCAAaaatgctgtaatcgctgtcaaaggtgcttcaacaaggtcAAGGGgctgattacttatgtaaatgtgatatttcagttttttaattttgtataaattagcaaacattaaaaaaaataaaaggtttttgctttgtcattatggggtattgtgatgtcattatggggtattgtgatgtcattatggggtagtgtgtgtagattgatgagggggggggaaacgattaaatacatttttgaataaagcTGTAAAACGTAaaacaaaatgtgaagaaaaaaaagtcaaggggtctgaatactttctgaatgcaattTATAACAGTTCGGAGGATTTGCTTGAGTTTTGGCTATTGTTGTAAAAGTCATAGTCAAACTAAAGCTCCATTAATTTGTAAATAGGatagatacatttacatttacatttaagtcatttagcagacgctcttatccagagcgacttacaaattggtgcattcaccttatgacatccagtggaacagccactttacaatagtgcatctaaatcttttaaggggggggggggtgagaaggattactttatcctatcctaggtattccttaaagaggtggggtttcaggtgtctccggaaggtggtgattgactccgctgtcctggcgtcgtgagggagtgtgttccaccattggggagccagagcagcgaacagttttgactgggctgagcgggaactgtacttcctcagtggtagggaggcgagcaggccagaggtggatgaacgcagtgccattgtttgggtgtagggcctgatcagagcctggaggtactgaggtgccgttcccctcacagctccgtaggcaagcaccatggtcttgtagcggatgcgagcttcaactggaagccagtggagagagcggaaaTACATAGAAATGTGTTGTGTCACGATGAAAAAGGCTCTACTTACTATATTATGTCCATCATTCTAGTTAAGAAATTATCTATGTTCCATTTGAGAAAAGAAAGCTAAGCAGATCTATAATAGTGAAGATAATGGTTAAGATATTGTGTGTTGGAATTTCTGTCTCATCTATGTATTTGTAAAAGTAATGCTGTCCGTCTGGTTTGCTGCTGTGTTTCACTTTTCTTTTCAAAAAGATAATTATAATAATAGGTCTCTGACGTGTGCTTTGAACGAGAACAACCGCATGGTTTTATTGACAAGAACAAAACAGATGAGTAGTGGTATGAAATATTAGCCCGGTTGCATACATTTCTGTGACCGTCATCGATTCTACAGGCGTTGTGCTCAGAACCTTTTAAGCAGAAACACTGGGCAAAACATGACAATgagggaagacaagggaagacaTGCCAATGAGGGAAGACATGACAATGAGGGAAGACATGACAATGAGGGAAGACATGTCAATGAGGGAAGACATGCCAATGAGGGAAGACATGTCAATGAGGGAAGACATGAGGGAAGACATGCCAATGAGGGAAGACATGCCAATGAGGGAAGACATGACAATGAGGGAAGACATGCCAATGAGGGAAGACATGCCAATGAGGGAAGACATGCCAATGAGGGAAGACATGCCAATGAGGAAGACATGCCAATGAGGGAAGACATGCCAATGAGGGAAGACATGTCAATGAGGAAGACATGTCAATGAGGGAAGACATGTCAATGAGGGAAGACATGTCAATGAGGGAAGACATGCCAATGAGGGAAGACATGCCAATGAGGAAGACATGTCAATGAGGGAAGACATGACAATGAGGGAAGACATGACAATGAGGAAGACATGTCAATGAGGGAAGACATGCCAATGAGGGAAGACATGTCAATGAGGGAAGACATGTCAATGAGGGAAGACATGCCAATGAGGGAAGACATGCCAATGAGGGAAGACATGTCAATGAGGGAAGACATGTCAATGAGGGAAGACATGCCAATGAGGGAAGACATGTCAATGAGGGAAGACATGACAATGAGGGAAGACATGACAATGAGGGAAGACATGACAATGAGGGAAGACATGTCAATGAGGGAAGACATGACAATGAGGAAGACATGCCAATGAGGGAAGACATGACAATGAGGGAAGACATGCCAATGAGGGAAGACATGCCAATGAGGAAGACATGTCAATGAGGGAAGACATGCCAATGAGGGAAGACATGTCAATGAGGGAAGACATGCCAATGAGGGAAGACATGTCAATGAGGGAAGACATGCCAATGAGGGAAGACATGTCAATGAGGGAAGACATGCCAATGAGGGAAGACATGACAATGAGGGAAGACATGACAATGAGGGAAGACATGTCAATGAGGGAAGACATGCCAATGAGGGAAGACATGTCAATGAGGGAAGACATGCCAATGAGGGAAGACATGACAATGAGGGAAGACATGCCAATGAGGGAAGACATGTCAATGAGGGAAGACATGCCAATGAGGGAAGACATGTCAATGAGGGAAGACATGTCAATGAGGGAAGACATGCCAATGAGGGAAGACATGCCAATGAGGGAAGACATGTCAATGAGGGAAGACATGTCAATGAGGGAAGACATGCCAATGAGGGAAGACATGACAATGAGGGAAGACATGCCAATGAGGGAAGACATGTCAATGAGGGAAGACATGCCAATGAGGGAAGACATGTCAATGAGGGAAGACATGTCAATGAGGGAAGACATGCCAATGAGGGAAGACATGACACTGAGGGAAGACATGTCAATGAGGGAAGACATGACACTGAGGAAGACATGACACTGAGGGAAGACATGCCAATGAGGGAAGACATGACACTGAGGGAAGACATGCAATGAGGGAAGACATGACACTGAGGGAAGACATGACACTGAGGGAAGACATGACACTGAGGTTCCCTGTTTTCAACAGACGAACTTTGTAAGTTCCCTTTATTTCACTACATGTTTATGATTTGAAACACAGCTTTGTCATATAAACCTTATAATGGACAAATGTAACGATGGAATGACGAACGAAggggtaacaacaacaacaatacacaAGATATTTTTATGATCTAAGAAAGAAAGTGAACATTTTATGAAATGTCATGTAGATAATGACTCTACTATAATTATCTTGTAGCAAACATGtgcattaataataataataatctcagtGAGATTTAATCATTCTCATCCACGAGAATATAATCTTACATTTTGAGGAAAAATGTCATGTTGAAAAACCCTTTTAAAAAGCGACATGCTTCATTATGTTGATGAATGACTGTGATAGGTGGGCCTGCTTGTGTTGATCATTTCTATTTTACTACTTTGTATTCTTAAGCGCTTACCAAAAtggcatcttattccctatacggtgcactacttttgacatggTCAAGTGCACTACATGGGAATAGGGAATTATatgactacatagggaatagggtgccatgagGGAAGCACTTTCAGTAAG
This window harbors:
- the LOC127908479 gene encoding putative proline-rich protein 21, with the translated sequence MVQYSTLGWHFRHRPRLADHVSQTTSRRPRLAVHVSQSTSRSPRLAVHVSQTTSRSPRLTVHVSQTTSRSPRLAVHVSQSTSRRPRLPVHVSQSTSHSPRLTVHVSQSTSHSPRLAVHVSQSTSRRPRLPVHASQTTSPCPRLTDHASQSTSPCPRLPVHASLPRPRLTVHASRTTSRSPRLPVHVSQSTSRSPRLAVHVSQSMSHRQRLTDHASQTTPPCPRLADHASQSTPRGPRLAVHVSQSTSRSPRLTVHVSQSTSHSPRLADHVSLSTSRRPRLPVHASQTTPPCPRLADHASLSTPRRPRLPVHASQTTPPCPRLTDHVSQSTSHRPRLTVHVSQTTSHSPRLTDHVSQSTSHRPRLKDHIFVVL